A region from the Bos indicus x Bos taurus breed Angus x Brahman F1 hybrid chromosome 9, Bos_hybrid_MaternalHap_v2.0, whole genome shotgun sequence genome encodes:
- the PRSS35 gene encoding inactive serine protease 35, producing MGAMFFGLMLFTLGWTLIDGSESEQDFMWHVRKIPRLVSERTFHLTSPAFEADAKMVLNRVCGIECQKDLPAPSLSDLEDFLSYETVFENGSRTLTRVKVQGWVPEPTQNLTSQGAPVRRKRQVYGTDSRFSILDKKFLTNFPFNTAVKLSTGCSGILISPTHVLTAAHCVHDGNDYIKGSKKLRVGLLKMRNKGGGKRRRGSRRNRREVSGAGREGSQDSLKETAKAGRRRKGSARRQRAADGRPSFQWTRVKNTHIPKGWARGESRDPALDYDYALLELKRPHKKKYMELGVSPTIKKLPGGMIHFSGFDQDRADQLVYRFCSVSDESNDLLYQYCDAESGSTGSGVYLRLKEPDKKRWKRKIIAIYSGHQWVDVHGVQKDYNVAVRITPLKYAQICLWMHGDDANCTQG from the coding sequence ATGGGAGCTATGTTCTTCGGGTTGATGCTTTTCACCCTTGGGTGGACCCTCATCGATGGATCTGAAAGCGAACAGGATTTTATGTGGCACGTGAGAAAAATACCCCGACTTGTCAGTGAAAGGACCTTCCATCTCACCAGCCCCGCCTTTGAGGCAGATGCTAAGATGGTGTTAAATCGAGTGTGTGGCATTGAATGCCAGAAAGatctcccagcccccagcctttCTGACCTGGAAGACTTTCTCTCCTACGAGACTGTCTTTGAGAATGGGAGCCGAACCTTGACCAGAGTGAAAGTTCAAGGTTGGGTCCCTGAGCCAACTCAAAACCTTACCTCACAAGGAGCACCCGTGAGGAGAAAGAGACAGGTGTACGGCACCGACAGCAGGTTCAGCATCCTGGATAAGAAGTTCTTGACCAATTTCCCTTTCAATACGGCGGTGAAGCTCTCCACAGGCTGCAGCGGCATTCTCATCTCTCCCACCCACGTCCTAACCGCTGCCCACTGTGTCCACGATGGAAATGACTACATCAAAGGCAGCAAAAAGCTAAGAGTAGGCTTGCTGAAGATGAGAAATAAAGGTGGTGGCAAGAGACGTCGGGGGTCTAGGAGGAACAGGAGGGAAGTGAGTGGTGCTGGAAGAGAAGGGAGCCAAGACAGCCTGAAGGAGACAGCCAAGgctggaaggaggagaaagggatctgCTCGGCGTCAGAGAGCTGCTGACGGGAGGCCCTCCTTCCAGTGGACCCGGGTCAAGAACACCCACATCCCCAAGGGCTGGGCtagaggagagagcagagacCCGGCCCTGGACTATGACTACGCCCTTCTGGAGCTGAAGCGCCCTCACAAGAAGAAATACATGGAGCTGGGAGTCAGCCCCACCATCAAGAAGCTGCCCGGTGGGATGATCCACTTCTCAGGCTTCGATCAGGACAGGGCAGATCAGTTAGTCTACCGGTTTTGCAGTGTGTCTGATGAGTCCAATGACCTCCTCTATCAATATTGCGATGCCGAATCAGGCTCCACTGGCTCCGGGGTCTATCTGCGTTTGAAAGAGCCAGACAAAAAGAGGTGGAAACGCAAAATCATCGCCATCTATTCTGGCCACCAGTGGGTGGACGTGCACGGTGTTCAGAAGGACTACAACGTGGCCGTGCGCATCACGCCCCTCAAGTATGCCCAGATCTGCCTCTGGATGCATGGGGATGATGCCAATTGTACCCAAGGCTAA